One window of Nocardia nova SH22a genomic DNA carries:
- a CDS encoding DUF4190 domain-containing protein, producing the protein MARKQYPEVERRPGSDEEYWADEPTVSVAQGDRWSPPPPRRRSPDPRAHEPQGYGPRGPEPRDYDAHGYPPRGQDPHPVAPRAFEPRAAEPRRAEPSRADPYPRTAEPNRDDFRSGEPDEDRWESAQSRRRDAPEPGEDRWDNSANRRRTGRLRVEVPPIVNPYAIVALVAALLGLFPVAIVFGLIAFSHPRGRMMAMSALMLGLAEVLVVAAALVLSGVTLPHTTLRTVPAAVSTYTTATVAPTTVQATTAPVTTAPATTTAPAGPVSAAKGEVCDEAQAGLLGAAADGSTLLCLHGGSGYRWTGPYSVSTAVYEGGAKCDPALDKTARTPDGHALVCEGQGRTSIWSLWVD; encoded by the coding sequence ATGGCCCGCAAGCAGTACCCCGAGGTCGAACGCCGCCCCGGCTCGGACGAGGAGTACTGGGCCGACGAGCCGACCGTCTCCGTGGCTCAGGGCGATCGCTGGAGTCCCCCGCCGCCGCGCCGCCGATCACCCGATCCGCGCGCGCACGAACCACAGGGCTACGGCCCGCGCGGGCCCGAGCCACGTGACTACGATGCGCACGGCTATCCCCCACGTGGCCAGGATCCGCACCCCGTCGCGCCGCGCGCCTTCGAACCGCGCGCCGCCGAGCCGCGCAGGGCCGAACCCAGCCGGGCCGACCCCTATCCTCGGACGGCCGAACCGAATCGCGACGATTTCCGATCGGGCGAGCCCGACGAGGACCGCTGGGAGAGTGCGCAGAGCCGCCGCCGCGACGCACCCGAACCCGGCGAGGACCGCTGGGACAACTCCGCCAACCGCCGCCGCACCGGGCGGTTACGGGTCGAGGTACCGCCCATCGTCAACCCGTACGCGATCGTCGCCCTGGTCGCGGCACTACTCGGATTGTTCCCGGTCGCAATCGTATTCGGGCTGATCGCCTTCAGTCATCCACGCGGGCGGATGATGGCGATGTCCGCGCTGATGCTGGGCCTGGCCGAGGTGCTGGTCGTCGCGGCGGCGCTGGTGCTGTCCGGTGTCACCCTGCCGCACACCACATTGCGTACGGTTCCCGCGGCCGTCAGTACCTATACCACCGCGACGGTCGCCCCCACCACCGTGCAGGCGACGACCGCACCGGTCACCACGGCACCGGCGACGACCACCGCCCCGGCCGGGCCGGTATCGGCGGCCAAGGGAGAGGTGTGCGACGAGGCGCAGGCCGGATTGCTCGGCGCGGCCGCCGACGGCAGCACCCTGCTGTGCCTGCACGGTGGTAGCGGATACCGGTGGACCGGACCCTATTCGGTGTCGACCGCGGTATACGAGGGCGGCGCCAAATGTGATCCCGCCCTGGACAAGACGGCCCGTACGCCGGACGGTCACGCACTGGTCTGCGAAGGTCAGGGCCGCACGAGCATCTGGTCGCTGTGGGTCGACTAG
- a CDS encoding ATP-binding protein produces MDPVRNPYAPGAGQRPPELAGRGKQLDTFDIVLERISRGRPERSVMLTGLRGVGKTVLLNQLRSTARSRGWGTGKLEARPDQELRRPLASALHMAVRQIAVAHRNPEMVDDFLGILKAFALRATADKGMRDRWQPGIDVPAVIGRADSGDIEIDLVELLLEAAQLARDIGVGIAVFIDEMQDLGPADISAICGACHELSQETAPLIVVGAGLPHLPAVLSASKSYSERLFGYHRIDRLDRDSADLALIAPAERESVEFTEEALKALYDKADGYPYFVQAYGKATWDVAASSPIGPEDVELASPAAEEELAVGFFGSRYERATPAEREYMRAMADLAGDDGPVPTAAVAKELGRKPASLSPARDGLIKKGLIYSAERGTIGFTVPHFGRYLRGVQ; encoded by the coding sequence ATGGACCCCGTGCGCAATCCGTATGCCCCCGGCGCCGGGCAGCGGCCACCCGAACTCGCCGGTCGCGGCAAGCAACTCGACACCTTCGACATCGTGCTCGAACGCATCTCGCGCGGGCGCCCGGAACGCAGTGTGATGCTCACCGGACTGCGCGGCGTCGGAAAGACGGTGCTGCTCAATCAACTCCGGTCCACCGCACGCTCACGCGGATGGGGTACCGGCAAGCTGGAGGCGCGTCCCGATCAGGAACTGCGCCGTCCGCTGGCCTCGGCGCTGCACATGGCGGTCCGGCAGATCGCGGTCGCACATCGCAACCCGGAGATGGTCGATGACTTCCTCGGCATCCTGAAGGCGTTCGCCCTGCGCGCCACCGCCGACAAGGGCATGCGGGATCGGTGGCAGCCCGGCATCGACGTGCCCGCCGTGATCGGACGCGCGGACTCCGGCGATATCGAGATCGATCTGGTCGAGTTGCTGCTGGAGGCCGCGCAGCTGGCCCGCGATATCGGTGTCGGCATCGCTGTGTTCATCGACGAGATGCAGGATCTGGGCCCCGCCGACATCTCGGCCATCTGCGGCGCCTGCCACGAATTGAGCCAGGAGACAGCGCCTCTGATCGTGGTGGGCGCCGGTCTGCCGCATCTGCCCGCTGTGCTGTCGGCCTCCAAGAGCTATTCCGAGCGACTCTTCGGCTACCACCGGATCGACCGTCTGGATCGCGATTCCGCCGACCTCGCGCTGATCGCCCCGGCCGAACGCGAATCGGTGGAGTTCACCGAGGAGGCCCTGAAAGCCTTGTACGACAAGGCAGATGGTTACCCATATTTCGTCCAGGCCTACGGCAAGGCGACCTGGGATGTCGCCGCCAGCTCCCCGATCGGGCCCGAGGATGTCGAGCTGGCGTCACCGGCCGCCGAGGAGGAACTGGCGGTCGGCTTCTTCGGATCCCGCTATGAGCGAGCAACCCCAGCCGAGCGGGAGTACATGCGGGCGATGGCGGATCTGGCCGGTGACGACGGACCGGTGCCGACCGCGGCGGTCGCCAAGGAGCTGGGCCGCAAACCCGCCTCGCTGTCACCCGCGCGGGACGGGCTGATCAAGAAGGGCCTCATCTATTCCGCCGAACGCGGCACGATCGGATTCACCGTGCCGCATTTCGGGCGTTACCTCCGGGGCGTGCAGTAG
- a CDS encoding RNA-binding S4 domain-containing protein: MTSEQAQSVAARVDSWTWAVRLFKTRSAAATACRGGHVRVNGTAVKPAHQIKPGDEVRVRNSGVERIVVVVRPVVKRVGAAIAVQCYIDKSPPPPSAEIAATMPRRDRGSGRPTKRERRETDRLLGRDSE; the protein is encoded by the coding sequence GTGACATCGGAACAGGCACAATCAGTCGCAGCTCGGGTCGACTCCTGGACCTGGGCTGTTCGGCTGTTCAAGACGAGGTCCGCCGCGGCTACCGCATGCCGCGGCGGCCATGTGCGTGTCAACGGCACGGCCGTCAAACCCGCACATCAGATCAAGCCCGGTGATGAAGTGCGGGTTCGCAATTCGGGCGTCGAGCGCATCGTGGTCGTGGTCCGGCCGGTCGTCAAGCGCGTCGGCGCGGCGATCGCGGTGCAGTGCTACATCGACAAGAGTCCGCCGCCGCCGTCGGCCGAGATCGCCGCCACCATGCCCCGGCGCGATCGTGGTTCCGGTCGGCCCACCAAACGCGAACGGCGCGAGACCGATCGGCTACTCGGCCGGGATTCCGAATGA
- a CDS encoding alpha/beta fold hydrolase, translating into MSIAIAADHRNLLRDDLAERVTVCADDGTPLAAHVVGAPSAAMTVVFVHGHCLRTESWWFLRDHLLRQWGSDQGTAGTRMVFYDHRGHGRSGSADPATYTIDQLGHDLGAILRALAPTGPVVLVGHSMGAMAVLAYARLFPETIGTRVIGAGLIATAAAGITTVGLGRLLTRRTVTSFRLAVRRAPRTMSASKRLGRRLFEPIVRETTFGTRRASPRVAALATAMLNDTPLPTMAHFLDSLIRFDETPTLRLLADLPTLVLGGSDDILIPFAHSVVLAAQLDGAELVRLDGAGHSVILERAEEVAAAVADLIDRAITMPVAAHPVPGPTAQPLAAVG; encoded by the coding sequence ATGTCGATCGCCATCGCCGCCGATCACCGCAACCTGCTGCGCGACGACCTCGCCGAACGCGTCACCGTCTGCGCCGACGACGGCACCCCGCTGGCCGCGCACGTGGTCGGCGCCCCCTCCGCGGCGATGACCGTGGTCTTCGTCCACGGTCACTGCCTGCGTACCGAGTCCTGGTGGTTCCTACGCGATCACCTACTGCGGCAATGGGGTTCGGACCAGGGGACCGCGGGTACCCGCATGGTCTTCTACGACCATCGCGGACACGGCCGCTCCGGTAGCGCCGATCCCGCGACCTACACCATCGATCAACTCGGGCACGATCTCGGGGCGATCCTGCGCGCTCTCGCTCCGACCGGCCCGGTCGTGCTGGTCGGCCATTCGATGGGCGCGATGGCGGTGCTGGCCTATGCCCGCCTCTTCCCGGAGACCATCGGCACCCGCGTGATCGGTGCGGGCCTGATCGCCACGGCCGCGGCGGGCATCACCACCGTCGGACTCGGCCGGTTGCTCACCCGCCGGACCGTGACCTCGTTCCGGCTGGCGGTGCGGCGGGCACCACGCACGATGAGCGCATCGAAACGATTGGGCCGCCGCCTGTTCGAGCCGATCGTGCGGGAGACGACTTTCGGCACGCGGCGAGCGAGTCCGCGGGTGGCCGCGCTGGCCACCGCCATGCTCAACGACACACCACTGCCGACCATGGCGCATTTCCTGGACTCGTTGATCCGCTTCGACGAGACGCCGACCCTGCGCCTGCTGGCGGACCTGCCCACCCTGGTGCTCGGCGGTTCCGACGACATCCTCATCCCCTTCGCGCACTCGGTGGTGCTCGCCGCCCAGCTCGACGGTGCCGAACTGGTGCGACTGGACGGCGCCGGGCACAGCGTGATCCTCGAGCGCGCCGAGGAGGTGGCGGCCGCCGTCGCCGATCTGATCGACCGGGCCATCACGATGCCGGTCGCCGCGCACCCCGTTCCCGGACCCACCGCGCAACCGCTCGCCGCGGTTGGCTGA
- a CDS encoding C40 family peptidase, giving the protein MPAIPALATTINVPGFGNFDVPASPEFDQQVGQVNQALADHADQIKGVQQALSSQAIAPGAPNVAPNPMAGMFAQPQQQQHGVGDVALDAARSKIGSDYVWGASGPANFDCSGLVQWAYKQAGIELPRTSFEQSHVGKPIAFQELKPGDLVIQNGGGHVAMYAGDGKILQAPQSGETVSYAHLDPDSIVTARRVA; this is encoded by the coding sequence ATGCCGGCTATCCCGGCGTTGGCGACCACGATCAATGTTCCCGGCTTCGGTAACTTCGACGTTCCGGCCAGTCCGGAGTTCGATCAGCAGGTGGGCCAGGTCAATCAGGCTCTGGCTGATCACGCCGACCAGATCAAGGGAGTTCAGCAGGCGCTGAGTTCCCAGGCGATCGCGCCCGGCGCCCCCAATGTCGCGCCGAACCCCATGGCCGGGATGTTCGCCCAGCCGCAACAGCAGCAGCACGGCGTCGGCGATGTCGCGCTCGACGCGGCGCGCAGCAAGATCGGCTCCGACTACGTCTGGGGCGCCTCCGGTCCGGCGAACTTCGACTGCTCCGGTCTGGTGCAGTGGGCCTACAAGCAGGCCGGAATCGAGTTGCCGCGCACCAGCTTCGAGCAGTCGCACGTCGGCAAGCCGATCGCCTTCCAGGAACTGAAGCCCGGTGACCTGGTCATCCAGAACGGCGGCGGCCACGTGGCCATGTACGCCGGCGATGGCAAGATCCTCCAGGCGCCGCAGTCGGGCGAGACCGTCAGCTACGCGCACCTGGATCCCGACTCGATCGTCACCGCACGTCGCGTCGCCTGA
- a CDS encoding carbohydrate ABC transporter permease produces MSRGAVRRTGTSWALLAPSLFGVGVFLMLPIVVVGWLSFHSWNLLGPAEFVGLRNWRSVLTDAGFGHALLVTGALALLVVPVQTALGFLVAALITRRRAAGGFRVLFALPWMCAPVVVGVIWRWLFAPTDGALNALLGRRIDWLADPALALPSVAAVSIWSNFGYVALFFVAGLRAIPPEIHEAGALDGATGWRRVRWLTLPLLRPTLFFVLVTGTITAFQTFDTVYALTKGGPGDRTNVVAMQIFSEAFDAARPGRAAVMSIVVCVVMVLVTVVQHRYFRLRADDEF; encoded by the coding sequence ATGAGCCGGGGTGCGGTCCGTCGTACCGGAACGAGCTGGGCGCTGTTGGCGCCCAGCCTGTTCGGTGTCGGCGTCTTCCTGATGCTGCCGATCGTCGTGGTCGGCTGGCTGAGTTTCCACAGCTGGAATCTGCTGGGGCCCGCGGAATTCGTGGGTCTGCGCAACTGGCGGTCGGTGTTGACCGACGCCGGTTTCGGGCACGCGCTGCTGGTGACGGGTGCGCTGGCGCTGCTGGTGGTGCCGGTGCAGACCGCGCTCGGATTCCTGGTGGCCGCGCTGATCACGCGCCGCCGGGCCGCCGGTGGATTCCGGGTGCTGTTCGCACTGCCGTGGATGTGCGCGCCGGTGGTGGTGGGTGTGATCTGGCGATGGTTGTTCGCGCCCACCGACGGTGCGCTCAACGCGCTACTGGGGCGCCGGATCGACTGGCTGGCCGATCCGGCGCTCGCGCTGCCTTCGGTCGCGGCGGTGAGCATCTGGTCGAATTTCGGCTACGTCGCCCTGTTCTTCGTCGCGGGGCTACGCGCGATTCCGCCGGAGATCCACGAGGCGGGTGCGCTGGACGGCGCCACCGGGTGGCGCCGGGTGCGCTGGCTCACCCTGCCGCTGCTGCGGCCCACCCTGTTCTTCGTTCTGGTCACCGGCACGATCACCGCGTTCCAGACCTTCGACACGGTGTACGCGCTGACCAAGGGCGGACCCGGCGATCGCACGAATGTGGTGGCGATGCAGATCTTCTCGGAGGCGTTCGACGCGGCGCGGCCGGGGCGGGCCGCGGTGATGTCGATCGTCGTCTGTGTCGTGATGGTGCTCGTCACCGTAGTCCAGCACCGGTATTTCCGACTCCGGGCCGACGATGAGTTCTGA
- a CDS encoding epoxide hydrolase family protein, whose protein sequence is MSGRIREFRIDIPQSEIDDLHRRLAETRWAPQLPGGSQRGVPVAEVAALAEYWRTEFDWRAEEAKLNRFPQYLTEIDGLDVHFLHVRSSEPGALPLVLNHGWPNSFAEFAEIIDLLTDPRAHGGDPTRAFHVIVPSVPGFGFSAAPAETGWSTDRVGRMWVELMDRLGYSHYGVQGGDLGTYVSTAMAQAAPERVVGLYITAGLGFPTGADVPILTGSERAGYEAMMSADWVTGVDHHALLRAAPETFSIGWSDSPAGALAWMLQKFTDFSAAGPLAESIARDALLTNVGLYWFTRSFGTSAWSYYDSTGFAWPTGSDVVPTGVYSGAPGIRRLAERTAKIVHWPEGNPAGHHFIAMDQPEAYAADLQAFFGDLV, encoded by the coding sequence ATGAGCGGCCGAATCCGTGAGTTCCGTATCGACATCCCCCAGTCCGAGATCGACGATCTGCACCGGCGTCTGGCCGAGACACGCTGGGCGCCGCAGTTGCCGGGCGGGTCACAGCGTGGTGTGCCGGTCGCGGAGGTGGCGGCGCTGGCCGAATACTGGCGAACCGAATTCGATTGGCGGGCAGAGGAAGCGAAGCTCAACCGATTTCCGCAATATCTGACCGAGATCGACGGGCTGGACGTGCACTTCCTGCACGTGCGCTCGTCCGAACCGGGGGCGCTGCCGCTGGTGCTCAACCATGGTTGGCCGAATTCGTTCGCGGAATTCGCCGAGATCATCGATCTGCTCACCGATCCCCGCGCGCACGGTGGTGATCCCACGCGGGCCTTCCATGTGATCGTGCCGTCGGTTCCCGGCTTCGGATTCTCGGCCGCACCCGCCGAGACCGGTTGGAGTACCGATCGGGTCGGGCGGATGTGGGTTGAACTCATGGACCGGCTCGGCTACTCGCACTACGGTGTTCAGGGCGGCGACCTGGGGACCTATGTGAGTACCGCGATGGCGCAGGCGGCACCGGAACGGGTCGTCGGGCTCTACATCACCGCCGGGCTCGGGTTCCCGACCGGGGCCGATGTGCCGATCCTGACCGGTTCCGAACGCGCCGGCTACGAGGCGATGATGTCGGCGGACTGGGTGACCGGTGTGGACCACCACGCACTCCTGCGTGCGGCGCCGGAGACCTTCTCGATCGGCTGGAGCGACTCGCCCGCCGGGGCACTGGCCTGGATGTTGCAGAAGTTCACCGACTTCAGTGCAGCGGGACCGCTGGCGGAGTCCATCGCTCGGGACGCGTTGCTCACGAATGTCGGGCTGTACTGGTTCACAAGGAGTTTCGGCACCTCGGCCTGGTCCTACTACGACAGCACCGGTTTCGCCTGGCCGACCGGATCGGATGTGGTGCCGACCGGGGTGTACAGCGGTGCGCCCGGAATCCGCCGGTTGGCCGAGCGCACCGCGAAGATCGTGCACTGGCCCGAGGGCAATCCGGCGGGACACCACTTCATCGCGATGGATCAGCCCGAGGCATATGCGGCCGATCTGCAAGCCTTCTTCGGAGACCTGGTCTGA
- a CDS encoding fumarate reductase/succinate dehydrogenase flavoprotein subunit — translation MPEVERHKYDVVVIGAGGAGLRAVIEAREHGLSVAVVCKSLFGKAHTVMAEGGCAASMGNANEKDNWQVHFRDTMRGGKFLNNWRMAELHAQEAPDRVWELETYGALFDRTPDGRISQRNFGGHTYPRLAHVGDRTGLELIRTMQQKIVSLQQEDYAESGDYEARIKVFAECTITDLLKDTSGIGQGPEEAAGVTTEGPRSRSNDTGAISGAFGYWRESGRFVLFESPAVVLATGGVGKSYKTTSNSWEYTGDGHALALRAGASLINMEFLQFHPTGMVWPPSVKGILVTEGVRGDGGVLKNTEGKRFMFDYIPAVFKGQYAETEEEADQWLRDNDSARRTPDLLPRDEVARAINEEVKAGRGTEHGGVYLDIASRLPREEILKRLPSMHHQFKELADVDITSEPMEVGPTCHYVMGGIEVDPDTGAATVPGLFAAGECSGGMHGSNRLGGNSLSDLLVFGRRAGLGAATYVEQLEKRPAISNSDIDAAAKLALSPFDPPASGTGENPYTLHTDLQQTMNDLVGIIRKEHELEQANGHLQELRERYGNVTVEGHRQFNPGWHLAIDLRNMLLVSECVAQAALLRTESRGGHTRDDHPQMDANWRNRLLVCRVDPADADRTVPSVVVTSEDQKPMRSDLLALFELSELEKYYTPAEVAAHPAAAESSAKGDE, via the coding sequence ATGCCCGAAGTCGAACGGCACAAGTACGACGTCGTCGTGATCGGTGCCGGTGGCGCCGGACTGCGCGCGGTGATCGAGGCTCGCGAACACGGTCTGTCGGTGGCGGTGGTGTGTAAATCGCTGTTCGGCAAGGCACATACGGTCATGGCCGAGGGCGGTTGCGCCGCCTCGATGGGAAATGCCAACGAGAAGGACAACTGGCAGGTCCATTTCCGCGACACCATGCGCGGCGGCAAATTCCTCAACAACTGGCGGATGGCCGAACTGCACGCCCAGGAGGCCCCGGACCGGGTCTGGGAGCTGGAAACCTATGGCGCGCTGTTCGATCGGACGCCGGACGGGCGGATCAGCCAGCGCAACTTCGGCGGTCACACCTATCCCCGGCTGGCGCACGTCGGCGACCGCACCGGCCTCGAGCTGATCCGGACGATGCAGCAGAAGATCGTCTCGCTGCAGCAGGAGGACTACGCCGAGAGCGGTGACTACGAGGCCCGGATCAAGGTCTTCGCCGAATGCACGATCACCGATCTGCTCAAGGACACGAGCGGGATCGGTCAGGGCCCGGAGGAGGCAGCGGGCGTAACCACGGAGGGCCCCCGATCCCGCTCCAATGACACGGGCGCCATTTCCGGTGCGTTCGGGTACTGGCGGGAGTCGGGGCGATTCGTCCTGTTCGAAAGCCCGGCGGTGGTGTTGGCCACCGGCGGCGTCGGCAAGTCGTACAAGACGACCTCGAACTCCTGGGAGTACACCGGTGACGGGCACGCGCTCGCGCTGCGCGCCGGCGCCTCGCTGATCAATATGGAGTTCCTGCAGTTCCATCCGACCGGCATGGTCTGGCCGCCGAGCGTGAAGGGCATCCTCGTCACCGAGGGGGTGCGCGGTGACGGCGGTGTCCTCAAGAACACCGAGGGCAAGCGGTTCATGTTCGACTACATCCCCGCGGTCTTCAAGGGCCAGTACGCCGAAACGGAGGAAGAGGCCGATCAGTGGTTGCGCGACAACGACTCCGCGCGCCGCACCCCGGATCTGCTGCCCCGCGACGAGGTGGCGCGGGCGATCAACGAGGAGGTCAAGGCCGGACGCGGCACCGAACACGGCGGCGTGTATCTGGATATCGCCTCCCGGCTGCCGCGAGAGGAGATCCTGAAGCGGCTGCCGTCGATGCATCACCAGTTCAAGGAACTGGCCGATGTGGATATCACCTCCGAACCGATGGAGGTCGGGCCGACCTGCCATTACGTGATGGGCGGTATCGAGGTCGATCCCGATACCGGCGCGGCCACCGTGCCCGGATTGTTCGCCGCCGGTGAATGTTCCGGCGGTATGCACGGATCGAATCGGCTCGGCGGCAATTCGCTGTCGGATCTGCTGGTATTCGGGCGGCGGGCCGGGCTCGGCGCCGCGACCTATGTGGAACAGCTGGAAAAGCGTCCGGCGATATCGAACAGCGATATCGACGCGGCCGCGAAACTGGCGCTGTCACCGTTCGATCCGCCGGCTTCCGGTACCGGCGAGAATCCGTACACCTTGCACACCGATCTGCAGCAGACCATGAACGATCTGGTCGGGATCATCCGCAAGGAACACGAACTCGAACAGGCCAACGGACATCTGCAGGAGCTGCGCGAGCGCTACGGCAATGTCACCGTCGAGGGGCATCGGCAGTTCAATCCCGGCTGGCATCTCGCCATCGATCTGCGGAACATGTTGCTGGTCAGCGAATGTGTGGCGCAGGCGGCACTGTTGCGCACCGAGAGCCGGGGCGGGCACACCCGCGACGACCACCCGCAGATGGACGCGAACTGGCGCAACCGGCTGCTGGTCTGCCGGGTCGATCCCGCCGACGCCGATCGGACGGTGCCCTCGGTCGTGGTCACCTCGGAGGATCAGAAGCCGATGCGATCGGACCTGCTCGCCCTGTTCGAATTGAGCGAGCTGGAGAAGTACTACACCCCGGCGGAGGTCGCCGCACATCCCGCGGCCGCCGAATCATCCGCGAAAGGCGATGAGTAA
- a CDS encoding succinate dehydrogenase/fumarate reductase iron-sulfur subunit, producing MGYDAQFRVWRGDNEKGELQDFTVQVNEGEVVLDIIHRLQATQAPDLAVRWNCKAGKCGSCSAEVNGRPRLLCMTRMSTFSTDEVLTVTPLRTFPVIRDLVTDVSFNYQKAREIPSFTPPPDLKPGEYRMQQRDVERSQEFRKCIECFLCQNVCHVVRDHDDNKEAFSGPRYLMRVAELDMHPLDVVDRRDMAQEEFGLGYCNITKCCTEVCPEHIKITDNALIPMKERVVDRKYDPIVWLGNKLFRR from the coding sequence ATGGGTTACGATGCCCAATTCCGTGTATGGCGCGGTGACAACGAAAAGGGCGAACTGCAGGATTTCACGGTCCAGGTGAACGAGGGCGAGGTCGTTCTCGACATCATCCACCGACTGCAGGCCACCCAGGCCCCCGATCTGGCGGTGCGCTGGAATTGCAAGGCCGGTAAATGCGGTTCGTGTTCGGCCGAGGTGAACGGCCGTCCGCGCCTGCTGTGCATGACCCGGATGTCGACCTTCAGCACCGACGAGGTGCTGACCGTGACTCCGTTGCGGACCTTCCCGGTGATCCGCGATCTGGTCACCGATGTGTCGTTCAATTACCAGAAGGCCAGGGAGATCCCGTCTTTCACCCCGCCGCCCGATCTCAAACCCGGCGAATACCGCATGCAGCAGCGCGATGTGGAGCGGTCCCAGGAATTCCGCAAATGCATCGAATGCTTCCTCTGCCAGAACGTTTGCCACGTGGTGCGCGACCACGACGACAACAAGGAGGCCTTCTCCGGTCCGCGGTATCTGATGCGCGTGGCCGAACTGGACATGCATCCGCTGGATGTGGTCGATCGGCGCGACATGGCGCAGGAGGAATTCGGGCTCGGCTACTGCAACATCACCAAATGCTGCACCGAAGTGTGCCCGGAACATATCAAGATAACGGACAACGCACTCATTCCGATGAAGGAGCGCGTGGTGGATCGCAAATACGATCCGATCGTCTGGCTCGGTAATAAATTGTTCCGGCGCTGA
- a CDS encoding carbohydrate ABC transporter permease, producing MSSEPRRAAAVRSVLAYLLLIAGALGTVAPLVLGALTAVKTPHQFATESPLALPNPVTGENFRAILDQGFGRAVLVTALMTAFITAGQLITSILAAYAFACTEFRGRDLLFWIYLATMMVPPIVTLIPLYLMFARLGWLNTFWALVLPFTFGSPYAIFLLRQYFRGIPGEVIGAARLDGANTLDILWHVVVPMSRPVLATLTVITIVSQWNSFMWPLVAGSGRWQVLTVATADLQTRYNEQWTLVMAATTLAIVPLVVLFVAFQRQVLRSVAWTGLK from the coding sequence ATGAGTTCTGAGCCGCGGCGGGCGGCCGCGGTGCGGTCGGTGCTCGCCTATCTGCTGCTGATCGCCGGTGCGCTGGGCACGGTAGCGCCGCTGGTGCTGGGCGCGCTCACCGCGGTGAAGACGCCACATCAGTTCGCCACCGAATCCCCACTGGCGCTGCCGAATCCGGTGACCGGGGAGAACTTCCGCGCGATTCTCGATCAGGGTTTCGGGCGGGCGGTACTGGTCACAGCCTTGATGACGGCCTTCATCACCGCCGGGCAGCTGATCACCTCGATCCTCGCGGCCTATGCCTTCGCCTGCACCGAGTTCCGCGGCCGCGATCTGCTGTTCTGGATCTATCTGGCGACCATGATGGTACCGCCGATCGTCACGCTGATCCCGCTGTATCTGATGTTCGCGCGACTCGGCTGGCTGAATACCTTCTGGGCCTTGGTATTACCGTTCACCTTCGGCTCGCCGTACGCGATCTTCCTGCTGCGTCAGTACTTTCGCGGAATTCCGGGTGAGGTGATCGGCGCGGCCCGCCTCGACGGCGCGAACACCCTCGACATTCTCTGGCACGTCGTGGTGCCGATGAGTCGTCCGGTGCTGGCGACGCTCACGGTGATCACGATCGTCAGCCAGTGGAACAGTTTCATGTGGCCACTGGTGGCGGGGTCGGGCCGCTGGCAGGTGCTCACGGTGGCGACCGCGGATCTGCAGACCCGCTACAACGAGCAGTGGACGCTGGTCATGGCGGCGACCACGCTGGCGATCGTGCCGCTGGTGGTGCTGTTCGTGGCATTCCAGCGCCAGGTGTTGCGCTCGGTCGCGTGGACGGGGCTCAAATGA
- the fabG gene encoding 3-oxoacyl-ACP reductase FabG — MSERVAVVTGAARGIGAAIATRLAQDGLKVGVLDLDAAHCADTVAAITAAGGQAVALGADVSDEDSVAAAVEQLAEQLGPPTVLVNNAGILRDNLLFKMSVSDWDAVMNVHLRGAFLMSRAVQKYMVDAKWGRIVNMSSSSAQGNRGQVNYSAAKAGLQGFTKTLALELGKFGVTANAIAPGFIVTDMTAATAERVGVPFEDFQKAAASQIPVQRVGRPEDIAHTASFLVSEGAGFVSGQVVYVAGGPLD; from the coding sequence ATGTCCGAACGCGTTGCCGTCGTAACCGGCGCGGCCCGGGGTATCGGAGCCGCCATCGCGACCCGCCTGGCACAGGACGGGTTGAAGGTCGGCGTGCTCGACCTGGACGCCGCACACTGCGCCGATACCGTCGCGGCCATCACCGCGGCCGGTGGCCAGGCCGTGGCGCTGGGCGCCGACGTCTCCGACGAGGACTCGGTCGCCGCCGCCGTGGAGCAGCTGGCCGAACAGCTCGGCCCGCCCACCGTACTGGTCAACAATGCCGGGATCCTGCGCGACAACCTGCTGTTCAAGATGAGCGTCTCCGACTGGGACGCGGTGATGAACGTGCACCTGCGCGGCGCCTTCCTGATGAGCCGCGCGGTGCAGAAGTACATGGTGGACGCCAAGTGGGGCCGCATCGTGAACATGTCCAGCAGTTCCGCACAGGGCAACCGGGGACAGGTCAACTACTCCGCGGCCAAGGCCGGACTGCAGGGCTTCACCAAGACACTCGCGCTGGAACTCGGTAAGTTCGGAGTCACCGCCAACGCCATCGCGCCGGGCTTCATCGTCACGGATATGACCGCGGCGACCGCCGAGCGGGTGGGCGTGCCGTTCGAGGACTTCCAGAAGGCCGCCGCCTCGCAGATTCCGGTCCAGCGGGTGGGCCGTCCGGAGGATATCGCGCACACGGCCTCGTTCCTGGTCAGCGAGGGCGCGGGCTTCGTCTCCGGTCAGGTCGTGTACGTGGCCGGTGGTCCGCTGGACTGA